The following proteins are co-located in the Mesorhizobium australicum WSM2073 genome:
- a CDS encoding HlyD family secretion protein, translating into MSFLCSLPLAAQLFGACAPAAPLAVGYVEGDYVLLAPIEVAQVETVAVKRGDRVTPGATVVTLENADAKIAVAQAQAALAQAQAQYADLQVGKRPEEIAVLKAEVDMTKAQAADAKRKFDRASDLFKRGAGTQADFDTASATLETANAQVGQAEANLAVGGLPARAETIKAADNQVKQAQAALDQAQWRLSKRVLAAPSPGRVNDVIRNPGDTAGPTAPVISVLPDGAVKLSVYIPESAFSSVKVGSLLSVHCDGCGPEVKARVSYVSPDPEFTPPVIYSLENRQKLVYLVEARPEGDAGPLQPGQIVDVDLADMGK; encoded by the coding sequence ATGAGCTTTCTGTGTTCGCTGCCGCTCGCCGCGCAATTGTTCGGTGCCTGCGCGCCGGCGGCACCGCTCGCCGTCGGTTATGTCGAGGGCGATTATGTGCTCCTGGCGCCGATCGAGGTGGCGCAGGTCGAGACGGTGGCGGTGAAGCGCGGCGACCGCGTCACGCCGGGAGCCACCGTGGTGACACTCGAAAATGCCGACGCCAAGATCGCGGTGGCGCAAGCGCAGGCGGCGCTGGCCCAGGCGCAGGCGCAGTATGCCGATCTCCAGGTCGGCAAGCGGCCGGAAGAGATCGCCGTGCTGAAGGCCGAGGTCGACATGACCAAGGCACAGGCCGCCGATGCCAAGCGAAAATTCGACCGCGCCAGCGACCTGTTCAAACGCGGCGCCGGCACGCAGGCTGATTTCGACACGGCTTCCGCGACGCTGGAGACGGCCAATGCGCAGGTCGGCCAGGCGGAGGCCAACCTGGCGGTCGGCGGCCTGCCGGCGCGTGCCGAAACGATCAAGGCCGCCGACAATCAGGTCAAACAGGCGCAGGCGGCGCTGGATCAGGCGCAATGGCGGCTCTCCAAACGGGTGTTGGCGGCGCCTTCGCCCGGCCGCGTCAACGACGTCATCCGCAATCCCGGCGACACGGCGGGTCCGACCGCGCCGGTCATCTCGGTGCTTCCCGACGGCGCGGTGAAGCTCAGCGTCTATATTCCGGAAAGCGCCTTCTCCTCGGTCAAGGTCGGCAGCCTGCTCAGCGTCCATTGCGACGGCTGTGGCCCGGAGGTGAAGGCGCGCGTCAGCTATGTCTCGCCCGATCCCGAATTCACCCCGCCGGTGATCTACTCCCTGGAGAACCGGCAGAAGCTGGTCTACCTCGTCGAGGCGCGGCCGGAGGGCGATGCGGGGCCGCTGCAGCCCGGCCAGATCGTCGATGTCGATCTCGCGGATATGGGAAAATGA